The Lycium ferocissimum isolate CSIRO_LF1 chromosome 10, AGI_CSIRO_Lferr_CH_V1, whole genome shotgun sequence genome window below encodes:
- the LOC132033236 gene encoding uncharacterized protein LOC132033236: protein MDGRGGCCIARYAGGAYDMSKVDRIMLRFRPIAPKPTADGSVSGASTPPQKSEVPVRTGRWKRKYVKDNNKNTTSSSNKRSCSGSRSPTGRKRKAPSPEENESSGKTVSGGTETVVTLPLLSETPERKGSPRDHSVKKAEKSAPIWLSFGGNQGNNNNNNNNDINGQFQQGYGGVGMFPQPLRVVGSWVKVESVTDAWVEGYGLGRTDEEKLVNLERDTCPGFVSDSLNRVRWANKAYKEMVGDGGAGEVVVWLVMKDDIQLPDNKTTAAFTCRVRVVRCGKEKNSLILPCDVWRMDGGGYAWRLDTKAALSLGR, encoded by the coding sequence ATGGATGGTAGAGGAGGGTGTTGTATTGCTAGGTACGCAGGGGGTGCGTACGATATGTCAAAGGTGGACAGGATAATGCTCAGATTCAGACCTATCGCTCCAAAACCAACAGCTGATGGTTCTGTTTCTGGCGCTTCTACTCCGCCACAAAAAAGTGAGGTTCCTGTTCGTACTGGACGGTGGAAGCGAAAGTACGTTAAAGATAATAATAAAAACACTACTAGTAGTTCTAACAAGAGATCTTGTAGTGGAAGTCGTAGTCCTACTGGTAGGAAAAGGAAAGCACCGTCGCCTGAAGAAAATGAGTCCAGTGGCAAAACTGTGTCTGGTGGGACGGAAACTGTCGTGACGCTGCCTTTGTTATCTGAGACTCCTGAAAGAAAGGGTTCCCCAAGAGATCATTCAGTGAAAAAAGCTGAAAAATCTGCTCCGATCTGGTTGAGTTTTGGTGGTAACCAagggaataataataataataataataatgatattaatgGTCAGTTTCAGCAAGGTTACGGAGGGGTTGGTATGTTTCCTCAGCCATTAAGGGTTGTGGGGTCATGGGTAAAAGTGGAAAGCGTGACTGACGCGTGGGTGGAAGGGTATGGGTTAGGACGTACAGATGAGGAAAAACTGGTAAATCTTGAACGGGACACCTGTCCAGGGTTTGTATCAGACAGTCTAAACAGAGTTAGGTGGGCCAACAAGGCGTACAAAGAGATGGTTGGTGATGGAGGTGCAGGGGAAGTGGTGGTTTGGTTGGTGATGAAGGATGATATACAGCTGCCGGATAACAAAACCACGGCGGCGTTTACGTGTCGAGTGAGGGTGGTGAGATGTGGGAAGGAGAAGAATTCATTGATTCTGCCGTGTGATGTGTGGAGAATGGATGGTGGAGGATATGCATGGAGGTTGGATACAAAAGCAGCACTCTCGTTGGGCCGGTAG